A genomic region of Zea mays cultivar B73 chromosome 6, Zm-B73-REFERENCE-NAM-5.0, whole genome shotgun sequence contains the following coding sequences:
- the LOC100383283 gene encoding uncharacterized protein isoform X1, whose translation MGSQESEQAKVLPGTDCPQQPPASRTWQRRFDDEGKNVAMFSMTMSDLVELMPLMVKILKLQVEENAEGRVAVYDLLRKWMDNCYRGVPVGGIGSGSIGRSYRGYFQQFQIFPVTNEEKPVLANQFSAFVSRPNGNKYSTVLSAPTADLLKGVGKAGIGSWDWRLKEDRCTYHALFPRSWTVYDGEPDPEIKITCRQISPFIPHNYRESSFPAAVFTFTVNNSGSSPADVTLLFTWANSVGGKSELTGNHVNSKMTEHDGVRGVLLHHRTAGGQPPVTFAIASRETDGVRVSVCPSFTIASGGPSSSGEPTAAAMWDEIKKHGAFGHAGAGNGNAARAAASKAGSSVGAAVAASTAVPAGATRVVSFSLAWACPEVKFPAGSTYYRRYTRFYGTDADAAAEHLAHDALLEHMNWESQIEEWQKPILHDQRLPEWYPVALFNELYYLNAGGTIWTDGQAPKRAGFASSLTATEPFSIDTLLPVAAGGSAVDGVVRAVASATERSHSAAAFGAALLRGGEDNVGQFLYLEGMEYNMYNTYDVHFYASFALLSLFPRLELSLQRDFARAVLLHDPRPRRTLDGRTVARKVLGAVPHDVGLNDPWVELNAYMLHDAARWKDLNPKFVLQVYRDAVATGDAAFAEAVWPAVYVAMAYMDQFDRDGDGMVENEGVPDQTYDMWSVSGVSAYTGGVWVAALQAAAGMARVVGDRPAEAYFRARRDRAARVYDAELWTGAYFRYDNSGGGGASESIMADQLAGQWYARACGLEPVVEDAKARSALATVLDYNVMRVKGGAIGAVNGMRPDGAVDASSTQSKEVWPGVTYAVAAAMVHEGMTEAAFRTAKGAHDAAWGNDGFGYAFQTPEAWTEDGGYRSLHYMRPLGIWAMQWALSPPELHRDLRTPEARSSEEPSPADAALGQAQFDKVASMLRLPEEQQPKGYLWAIYNLVRQIVLPA comes from the exons ATGGGGAGTCAAGAGTCGGAGCAGGCCAAG GTGCTCCCGGGAACCGACTGCCCGCAGCAGCCACCGGCGAGCAGGACCTGGCAGAGGAGGTTCGACGATGAAGGCAAGAACGTCGCCATGTTCAGCATGACCATGAGCGACCTGGTGGAACTT ATGCCCTTGATGGTCAAAATACTCAAGCTGCAGGTGGAAGAAAACGCCGAAGGCCGA GTTGCGGTCTATGATCTTCTGAGGAAATGGATGGACAACTGCTACCGTGGCGTACCGGTCGGTGGGATAGG TTCAGGAAGCATAGGGAGGAGCTACAGAGGGTACTTCCAGCAGTTCCAGATATTCCCCGTGACCAACGAAGAGAAACCTGTCCTAGCAAACCAGTTCTCG GCATTTGTTTCGCGCCCGAACGGGAACAAGTACTCCACGGTGCTGTCGGCGCCAACCGCTGACCTTCTCAA GGGAGTCGGCAAAGCCGGCATTGGATCTTGGGACTGGAGGTTGAAGGAGGACAGGTGCACTTACCACGCCCTGTTCCCAAGGTCATGGACGGTATATGATG GTGAACCTGACCCTGAGATCAAGATCACCTGCCGTCAGATATCGCCCTTCATACCGCACAACTACAGAGAGAGCAGCTTCCCGGCTGCAGTTTTCACATTCACG GTGAACAACTCTGGGAGCTCACCTGCAGATGTGACGCTGCTCTTCACCTGGGCA AATTCAGTTGGCGGGAAGTCGGAACTGACAGGAAACCACGTGAATTCCAAAATGAC GGAGCACGACGGCGTCCGTGGCGTTCTCCTCCATCACAG GACGGCGGGAGGGCAGCCTCCGGTGACGTTCGCGATCGCGTCCCGAGAGACCGACGGTGTCCGCGTCAGCGTCTGCCCGTCCTTCACGATCGCGTCGGGCGGCCCGTCCAGCTCCGGCGAGCCCACGGCGGCGGCCATGTGGGACGAGATCAAGAAG CACGGCGCGTTCGGGCACGCCGGCGCCGGCAACGGCAACGCGGCGAGGGCGGCGGCTTCCAAGGCCGGGTCGTCCGTGGGCGCGGCAGTGGCGGCGTCGACGGCCGTGCCGGCGGGGGCGACGCGGGTGGTGTCCTTCTCGCTGGCCTGGGCGTGCCCCGAAGTTAAGTTCCCCGCCGGGAGCACGTACTACAG GAGGTACACCAGGTTCTACGGCACTGATGCCGACGCAGCTGCAGAGCACCTAGCTCATGATGCCCTTCTTG AGCATATGAACTGGGAGTCCCAGATCGAGGAGTGGCAGAAGCCAATCTTGCATGACCAAAGGCTGCCTGAATG GTATCCAGTTGCTCTGTTCAACGAGCTCTACTACCTCAACGCTGGAGGCACCATCTGGACAG ACGGGCAGGCTCCGAAGAGGGCCGGCTTCGCTTCGTCGTTGACGGCCACCGAGCCGTTCTCCATCGACACGCTCCTCCCAGTCGCAGCGGGCGGCAGCGCGGTGGACGGCGTCGTGCGCGCGGTGGCGTCGGCGACGGAGCGGTCCCACTCCGCGGCGGCGTTCGGCGCGGCGCTACTGCGCGGCGGCGAGGACAACGTGGGGCAGTTCCTGTACCTGGAAGGCATGGAGTACAACATGTACAACACCTACGACGTGCACTTCTACGCCTCCTTCGCGCTGCTGTCCCTCTTCCCCCGGCTGGAGCTGAGCCTGCAGCGGGACTTCGCGCGCGCCGTGCTCCTCCACGACCCTCGCCCCCGGCGCACCCTGGACGGCAGGACCGTGGCGCGCAAGGTGCTGGGCGCCGTGCCGCACGACGTCGGGCTCAACGACCCATGGGTGGAGCTGAACGCGTACATGCTGCACGACGCGGCGCGGTGGAAGGACCTCAACCCCAAGTTCGTCCTGCAGGTGTACCGCGACGCCGTGGCCACGGGCGACGCCGCGTTCGCGGAGGCGGTGTGGCCCGCCGTGTACGTGGCCATGGCGTACATGGACCAGTTCGACCGCGACGGCGACGGGATGGTGGAGAACGAGGGGGTGCCCGACCAGACGTACGACATGTGGTCGGTCTCCGGTGTCAGCGCCTACACGGGCGGGGTCTGGGTGGCGGCGCTGCAGGCGGCGGCGGGCATGGCGCGCGTCGTCGGGGACCGCCCCGCCGAGGCCTACTTCCGCGCGAGGCGGGACAGGGCGGCGCGCGTGTACGATGCCGAGCTCTGGACCGGCGCCTACTTCCGCTACGAcaacagcggcggcggcggcgccagcGAGTCCATCATGGCGGACCAACTGGCGGGGCAGTGGTACGCGCGGGCGTGCGGGCTGGAGCCGGTGGTGGAGGACGCCAAGGCACGGAGCGCGCTGGCGACCGTGCTGGACTACAACGTCATGCGGGTCAAGGGCGGCGCCATCGGGGCCGTGAACGGGATGCGCCCCGACGGCGCCGTCGACGCATCGTCCACGCAGTCCAAGGAGGTGTGGCCCGGGGTCACGTACGCCGTTGCGGCGGCCATGGTCCACGAGGGCATGACGGAGGCCGCGTTCCGGACGGCCAAGGGCGCCCACGACGCCGCCTGGGGCAACGACGGCTTCGGGTACGCGTTCCAGACGCCCGAGGCTTGGACGGAGGACGGCGGCTATCGGTCGCTGCACTACATGCGGCCGCTCGGCATCTGGGCGATGCAGTGGGCGCTGTCGCCACCCGAGCTCCACAGGGATCTCAGGACACCCGAGGCGCGATCCTCGGAGGAGCCGTCGCCGGCGGACGCTGCCCTCGGGCAGGCGCAGTTCGACAAGGTGGCGAGCATGTTGAGGCTGCCGGAGGAGCAGCAGCCCAAGGGATACCTTTGGGCCATCTACAACCTCGTTAGGCAAATTGTGCTCCCCGCATGA
- the LOC100383283 gene encoding uncharacterized protein isoform X3, whose protein sequence is MTTKLEQSSAEHRPAKFAAPSSLTPKISMFGAKAGFIIPKNKLAGSLVIRSTSDKNETPTASNEDSSRHVHRKTKWGPDLALDPVVCKGRALAYQTRVEQISKQLKSGALDTSEIDGSVSAGNELNSIGPDILKENELGNVELLELERRELIGEILRLNPGYKTPENYKPVLRETKIPVPAEAHPGNNIIGVLLGSESNTQKRLHEETGAVIRVYGTKKINGEKSEIRHQDINETQDAYEDLYINVSADSYDKVDAAVVLIELLLAPVSVKSTATSTAATVSSADTSKDAVSANVQLEQNTTSQPDLLHYQSHNAPWLPTPQTNAPSIPSTGPVLSTLPNNPSQPQPPAGSFSMPPYTGQPPHMNSMPANPFPVPGPQQPVPSNQQHPPQFRANSSIGPFFGQPPGIVSQQMPPSSSMPPPVRPLQIPHASGGWPPFSPVTSQSHRPLQAPPTFMAVRPPISVSPLGATPPQGPIALTPPNMPTMYRGQHPPVPNFTGSAPLVSRPPGGGAQSFPTAAPQGPSSVAFPGGPSLRPPYPPAPDQARGPPPAFSPVGSTPGMVPPPIASSGLPAPRPANTSCIQTQVVAPLRPPLPAAGDFTFRPAIPPAHAPEFAAPGSQMGAIHGRTHHPGPFSSHPGDQKNPSQGFQGPFDGSRPMYTTNQARMHAPPPPHFHGAFPRNASPLEFPAGFRGAWPSVQAPPMPAPSHPSSFPPFQLRPPPPPQQDMSGAGGTRWPGGNQIYNPFAPTAAAAAQRAEADPEYEDLMASVGMK, encoded by the exons ATGACTACAAAACTTGAGCAATCTTCTGCGGAGCATCGCCCAGCAAAATTCGCAGCACCATCGTCTTTGACCCCCAAGATCTCAATGTTTGGGGCAAAAGCTGGATTCATCATACCTAAGAACAAGCTGGCCGGCTCACTCGTAATCCGGAGCACCAGTGACAAGAATGAAACACCAACTGCATCCAACGAAGATAGCAGCAGGCATGTTCACAGAAAGACAAAGTGGGGGCCTGACCTTGCTTTGGACCCTGTCGTGTGCAAAGGAAGGGCTTTGGCCTACCAG ACTCGAGTGGAGCAAATTTCCAAGCAGCTGAAGTCTGGAGCTTTGGACACGTCCGAAATTGATGGTTCAGTGTCTGCTGGAAATGAATTGAATTCTATTGGTCCTGACATCttgaaagagaacgag CTGGGAAATGTTGAACTATTGGAACTTGAAAGACGAGAGCTTATCG GTGAAATACTCCGTTTGAATCCGGGATATAAGACACCTGAGAACTACAAACCAGTACTTAGGGAGACAAAAATCCCTGTTCCG GCAGAAGCACACCCAGGAAATAATATTATTGGAGTTCTTCTAGGATCTGAGAGCAATACCCAGAAGAGACTACATGAA GAAACTGGTGCTGTCATTCGAGTGTATGGGACTAAGAAAATCAATGGAGAGAAG AGTGAGATTCGTCATCAAGACATAAATGAAACACAAGATGCTTATGAAGACCTATACATCAATGTATCGGCTGACTCTTATGATAAAGTAGATGCTGCAGTTGTGTTGATTGAGCTGCTTCTTGCTCCTGTTTCC GTAAAGTCGACAGCTACTTCAACAGCTGCTACTGTTTCTTCAGCAGATACATCCAAGGATGCAGTTTCAGCTAATGTGCAACTGGAGCAGAATACCACGTCACAGCCAGATCTACTTCATTACCAATCACACAACGCACCTTGGCTGCCCACACCCCAGACCAATGCTCCATCAATTCCTTCCACGGGGCCTGTTTTGAGTACATTACCTAACAATCCATCGCAGCCACAACCGCCTGCTGGTTCTTTCAGTATGCCTCCATATACTGGTCAACCTCCTCACATGAATAGCATGCCAGCAAATCCATTTCCTGTTCCTGGGCCTCAGCAACCAGTACCAAGCAATCAACAACATCCACCTCAATTTCGAGCTAACTCCTCGATTGGGCCTTTTTTCGGTCAACCACCTGGTATTGTAAGCCAACAAATgccaccatcttcctcaatgccacCGCCAGTTAGACCCCTTCAAATACCCCATGCCTCTGGTGGCTGGCCCCCTTTCTCTCCTGTTACATCACAATCTCATAGGCCTCTGCAAGCTCCACCGACTTTTATGGCAGTGAGACCTCCTATTTCCGTCTCTCCTCTTGGTGCAACTCCACCGCAAGGTCCCATTGCATTGACACCACCAAATATGCCCACCATGTACCGCGGCCAGCATCCACCAGTACCAAATTTCACTGGTTCAGCGCCATTGGTTTCCAGGCCTCCTGGTGGTGGGGCTCAGTCTTTTCCTACAGCTGCGCCTCAAGGCCCTTCCTCAGTAGCATTTCCCGGTGGACCATCGCTGCGGCCACCTTACCCTCCGGCGCCTGATCAAGCGAGGGGGCCACCTCCAGCTTTCTCTCCAGTTGGATCAACTCCTGGCATGGTGCCTCCACCTATTGCATCTTCCGGCCTGCCTGCCCCGCGTCCTGCGAACACGAGCTGCATCCAGACACAAGTAGTAGCCCCTTTGAGACCTCCGCTCCCAGCCGCGGGCGATTTTACTTTCCGGCCTGCCATACCACCGGCGCATGCTCCAGAGTTCGCAGCACCAGGCAGTCAAATGGGAGCAATACATGGCAGAACTCACCACCCTGGACCATTCTCCTCCCATCCTGGTGACCAGAAGAACCCCAGCCAAGGTTTCCAAGGGCCGTTTGATGGCAGCAGGCCCATGTACACGACGAATCAGGCTCGGATGCACGCTCCACCTCCTCCACACTTCCACGGAGCCTTCCCCAGGAACGCATCTCCTCTTGAGTTCCCAGCGGGGTTCCGGGGAGCCTGGCCGTCCGTGCAGGCACCTCCGATGCCGGCACCGTCACATCCATCGTCTTTCCCGCCGTTTCAGTTgaggccaccgccaccgccgcagCAGGATATGTCTGGCGCAGGCGGCACCAGGTGGCCCGGTGGCAATCAAATCTACAACCCTTTTGCACCAACGGCTGCGGCGGCGGCTCAGAGAGCGGAGGCTGACCCTGAGTACGAGGATCTCATGGCATCAGTTGGCATGAAGTAG
- the LOC100383283 gene encoding uncharacterized protein isoform X2, with protein sequence MTTKLEQSSAEHRPAKFAAPSSLTPKISMFGAKAGFIIPKNKLAGSLVIRSTSDKNETPTASNEDSSRHVHRKTKWGPDLALDPVVCKGRALAYQTRVEQISKQLKSGALDTSEIDGSVSAGNELNSIGPDILKENELGNVELLELERRELIGEILRLNPGYKTPENYKPVLRETKIPVPVCKAEAHPGNNIIGVLLGSESNTQKRLHEETGAVIRVYGTKKINGEKSEIRHQDINETQDAYEDLYINVSADSYDKVDAAVVLIELLLAPVSVKSTATSTAATVSSADTSKDAVSANVQLEQNTTSQPDLLHYQSHNAPWLPTPQTNAPSIPSTGPVLSTLPNNPSQPQPPAGSFSMPPYTGQPPHMNSMPANPFPVPGPQQPVPSNQQHPPQFRANSSIGPFFGQPPGIVSQQMPPSSSMPPPVRPLQIPHASGGWPPFSPVTSQSHRPLQAPPTFMAVRPPISVSPLGATPPQGPIALTPPNMPTMYRGQHPPVPNFTGSAPLVSRPPGGGAQSFPTAAPQGPSSVAFPGGPSLRPPYPPAPDQARGPPPAFSPVGSTPGMVPPPIASSGLPAPRPANTSCIQTQVVAPLRPPLPAAGDFTFRPAIPPAHAPEFAAPGSQMGAIHGRTHHPGPFSSHPGDQKNPSQGFQGPFDGSRPMYTTNQARMHAPPPPHFHGAFPRNASPLEFPAGFRGAWPSVQAPPMPAPSHPSSFPPFQLRPPPPPQQDMSGAGGTRWPGGNQIYNPFAPTAAAAAQRAEADPEYEDLMASVGMK encoded by the exons ATGACTACAAAACTTGAGCAATCTTCTGCGGAGCATCGCCCAGCAAAATTCGCAGCACCATCGTCTTTGACCCCCAAGATCTCAATGTTTGGGGCAAAAGCTGGATTCATCATACCTAAGAACAAGCTGGCCGGCTCACTCGTAATCCGGAGCACCAGTGACAAGAATGAAACACCAACTGCATCCAACGAAGATAGCAGCAGGCATGTTCACAGAAAGACAAAGTGGGGGCCTGACCTTGCTTTGGACCCTGTCGTGTGCAAAGGAAGGGCTTTGGCCTACCAG ACTCGAGTGGAGCAAATTTCCAAGCAGCTGAAGTCTGGAGCTTTGGACACGTCCGAAATTGATGGTTCAGTGTCTGCTGGAAATGAATTGAATTCTATTGGTCCTGACATCttgaaagagaacgag CTGGGAAATGTTGAACTATTGGAACTTGAAAGACGAGAGCTTATCG GTGAAATACTCCGTTTGAATCCGGGATATAAGACACCTGAGAACTACAAACCAGTACTTAGGGAGACAAAAATCCCTGTTCCGGTATGTAAG GCAGAAGCACACCCAGGAAATAATATTATTGGAGTTCTTCTAGGATCTGAGAGCAATACCCAGAAGAGACTACATGAA GAAACTGGTGCTGTCATTCGAGTGTATGGGACTAAGAAAATCAATGGAGAGAAG AGTGAGATTCGTCATCAAGACATAAATGAAACACAAGATGCTTATGAAGACCTATACATCAATGTATCGGCTGACTCTTATGATAAAGTAGATGCTGCAGTTGTGTTGATTGAGCTGCTTCTTGCTCCTGTTTCC GTAAAGTCGACAGCTACTTCAACAGCTGCTACTGTTTCTTCAGCAGATACATCCAAGGATGCAGTTTCAGCTAATGTGCAACTGGAGCAGAATACCACGTCACAGCCAGATCTACTTCATTACCAATCACACAACGCACCTTGGCTGCCCACACCCCAGACCAATGCTCCATCAATTCCTTCCACGGGGCCTGTTTTGAGTACATTACCTAACAATCCATCGCAGCCACAACCGCCTGCTGGTTCTTTCAGTATGCCTCCATATACTGGTCAACCTCCTCACATGAATAGCATGCCAGCAAATCCATTTCCTGTTCCTGGGCCTCAGCAACCAGTACCAAGCAATCAACAACATCCACCTCAATTTCGAGCTAACTCCTCGATTGGGCCTTTTTTCGGTCAACCACCTGGTATTGTAAGCCAACAAATgccaccatcttcctcaatgccacCGCCAGTTAGACCCCTTCAAATACCCCATGCCTCTGGTGGCTGGCCCCCTTTCTCTCCTGTTACATCACAATCTCATAGGCCTCTGCAAGCTCCACCGACTTTTATGGCAGTGAGACCTCCTATTTCCGTCTCTCCTCTTGGTGCAACTCCACCGCAAGGTCCCATTGCATTGACACCACCAAATATGCCCACCATGTACCGCGGCCAGCATCCACCAGTACCAAATTTCACTGGTTCAGCGCCATTGGTTTCCAGGCCTCCTGGTGGTGGGGCTCAGTCTTTTCCTACAGCTGCGCCTCAAGGCCCTTCCTCAGTAGCATTTCCCGGTGGACCATCGCTGCGGCCACCTTACCCTCCGGCGCCTGATCAAGCGAGGGGGCCACCTCCAGCTTTCTCTCCAGTTGGATCAACTCCTGGCATGGTGCCTCCACCTATTGCATCTTCCGGCCTGCCTGCCCCGCGTCCTGCGAACACGAGCTGCATCCAGACACAAGTAGTAGCCCCTTTGAGACCTCCGCTCCCAGCCGCGGGCGATTTTACTTTCCGGCCTGCCATACCACCGGCGCATGCTCCAGAGTTCGCAGCACCAGGCAGTCAAATGGGAGCAATACATGGCAGAACTCACCACCCTGGACCATTCTCCTCCCATCCTGGTGACCAGAAGAACCCCAGCCAAGGTTTCCAAGGGCCGTTTGATGGCAGCAGGCCCATGTACACGACGAATCAGGCTCGGATGCACGCTCCACCTCCTCCACACTTCCACGGAGCCTTCCCCAGGAACGCATCTCCTCTTGAGTTCCCAGCGGGGTTCCGGGGAGCCTGGCCGTCCGTGCAGGCACCTCCGATGCCGGCACCGTCACATCCATCGTCTTTCCCGCCGTTTCAGTTgaggccaccgccaccgccgcagCAGGATATGTCTGGCGCAGGCGGCACCAGGTGGCCCGGTGGCAATCAAATCTACAACCCTTTTGCACCAACGGCTGCGGCGGCGGCTCAGAGAGCGGAGGCTGACCCTGAGTACGAGGATCTCATGGCATCAGTTGGCATGAAGTAG
- the LOC118472150 gene encoding uncharacterized protein isoform X2 encodes MDRIPTLFWSPCAAHCLDLMLEDIGNLKEFKKPIARARRVTTFIYRHGRILAAMREKTGGADLVRPAATRFATSFLTLKSLYKHKDALKALFASTAWTDNRLSKTSAGLDVYNIVFSTQFWNSVEDCLRASGPLLIVLRVVDGDERPAMPEVQALMKCAKEKINQSFAVQSKKTLLKKIITIIERRWEKQMDHPLYGAAMYLNPGKLHPLIRNDDDATVGQLRGCFLDVLARMVDDEETRDKINSQAMDYEFLRGAAFSNKMAKDNLQTMTPLEWWRSYGGRAIELQRFARRLVSLCASSSGCERNWSTFEFIHTKKRNRLLHKRLNSIVFISYN; translated from the exons ATGGATAGGATTCCTACATTATTTTGGAGTCCATGTGCTGCACATTGCTTGGACCTAATGTTGGAGGACATAGGAAACTTGAAGGAATTCAAGAAACCAATTGCACGTGCAAGGCGTGTGACAACTTTCATATACCGACATGGGAGAATTCTTGCTGCCATGAGAGAGAAAACTGGTGGGGCTGATCTTGTGAGGCCTGCCGCCACTCGTTTTGCTACTTCCTTTCTCACATTGAAGAGCTTGTACAAGCACAAGGATGCTTTGAAGGCTTTATTTGCAAGCACAGCTTGGACTGATAACAGATTGTCAAAGACAAGTGCTGGATTGGATGTGTATAACATTGTCTTCTCCACACAGTTTTGGAATTCAGTAGAAGATTGCCTTAGAGCTTCAGGGCCACTACTTATTGTACTTAGGGTGGTAGATGGAGATGAGAGGCCAGCTATGCCAGAGGTCCAAGCATTGATGAAATGTGCAAAGGAAAAGATCAATCAAAGCTTTGCtgtccaaagcaagaagactttactcaagaaaatcataactataaTTGAACGGCGTTGGGAGAAACAGATGGATCACCCATTGTATGGGGCTGCAATGTATTTGAACCCAGGAAAGCTGCATCCTCTCATAAGAAATGATGATGATGCTACTGTTGGTCAGCTAAGAGGTTGCTTTCTTGATGTGCTTGCAAGAATGGTAGATGATGAGGAAACTAGAGACAAGATCAATTCTCAAGCAATGGATTACGAGTTTCTTAGAGGAGCAGCTTTTTCAAATAAGATGGCCAAAGATAACCTACAAACTATGACCCCAC TTGAGTGGTGGCGTTCGTATGGTGGTCGTGCTATTGAGTTACAGAGATTTGCTAGACGTTTGGTGAGTCTTTGTGCGTCTTCATCAGGTTGTGAACGCAATTGGAGTACCTTTGAATTT ATCCATACAAAGAAAAGAAATCGATTGTTGCATAAGAGGTTGAATTCTATTGTCTTCATTTCCTACAACTGA
- the LOC118472150 gene encoding uncharacterized protein isoform X1 produces the protein MDRIPTLFWSPCAAHCLDLMLEDIGNLKEFKKPIARARRVTTFIYRHGRILAAMREKTGGADLVRPAATRFATSFLTLKSLYKHKDALKALFASTAWTDNRLSKTSAGLDVYNIVFSTQFWNSVEDCLRASGPLLIVLRVVDGDERPAMPEVQALMKCAKEKINQSFAVQSKKTLLKKIITIIERRWEKQMDHPLYGAAMYLNPGKLHPLIRNDDDATVGQLRGCFLDVLARMVDDEETRDKINSQAMDYEFLRGAAFSNKMAKDNLQTMTPRKCLWLLLVYYLLVVASSLLNCCDVIAVEWWRSYGGRAIELQRFARRLVSLCASSSGCERNWSTFEFIHTKKRNRLLHKRLNSIVFISYN, from the exons ATGGATAGGATTCCTACATTATTTTGGAGTCCATGTGCTGCACATTGCTTGGACCTAATGTTGGAGGACATAGGAAACTTGAAGGAATTCAAGAAACCAATTGCACGTGCAAGGCGTGTGACAACTTTCATATACCGACATGGGAGAATTCTTGCTGCCATGAGAGAGAAAACTGGTGGGGCTGATCTTGTGAGGCCTGCCGCCACTCGTTTTGCTACTTCCTTTCTCACATTGAAGAGCTTGTACAAGCACAAGGATGCTTTGAAGGCTTTATTTGCAAGCACAGCTTGGACTGATAACAGATTGTCAAAGACAAGTGCTGGATTGGATGTGTATAACATTGTCTTCTCCACACAGTTTTGGAATTCAGTAGAAGATTGCCTTAGAGCTTCAGGGCCACTACTTATTGTACTTAGGGTGGTAGATGGAGATGAGAGGCCAGCTATGCCAGAGGTCCAAGCATTGATGAAATGTGCAAAGGAAAAGATCAATCAAAGCTTTGCtgtccaaagcaagaagactttactcaagaaaatcataactataaTTGAACGGCGTTGGGAGAAACAGATGGATCACCCATTGTATGGGGCTGCAATGTATTTGAACCCAGGAAAGCTGCATCCTCTCATAAGAAATGATGATGATGCTACTGTTGGTCAGCTAAGAGGTTGCTTTCTTGATGTGCTTGCAAGAATGGTAGATGATGAGGAAACTAGAGACAAGATCAATTCTCAAGCAATGGATTACGAGTTTCTTAGAGGAGCAGCTTTTTCAAATAAGATGGCCAAAGATAACCTACAAACTATGACCCCACGTAAGTGTTTGTGGCTGTTACTAGTTTACTACTTACTAGTTGTTGCTAGTAGCTTGCTAAATTGTTGTGATGTTATTGCAGTTGAGTGGTGGCGTTCGTATGGTGGTCGTGCTATTGAGTTACAGAGATTTGCTAGACGTTTGGTGAGTCTTTGTGCGTCTTCATCAGGTTGTGAACGCAATTGGAGTACCTTTGAATTT ATCCATACAAAGAAAAGAAATCGATTGTTGCATAAGAGGTTGAATTCTATTGTCTTCATTTCCTACAACTGA